A window from Balaenoptera musculus isolate JJ_BM4_2016_0621 chromosome 8, mBalMus1.pri.v3, whole genome shotgun sequence encodes these proteins:
- the LOC118899552 gene encoding LOW QUALITY PROTEIN: zinc finger protein 343-like (The sequence of the model RefSeq protein was modified relative to this genomic sequence to represent the inferred CDS: inserted 1 base in 1 codon; substituted 1 base at 1 genomic stop codon), which translates to MLQNYSNLVSLADPKPEIPPYSSSVLVFCGQQLHQHVLHDHHLPICPGLFAGTPQRADLCPAGQKQQLQLFSYESFWGDRVEGEDREGGSKSLFGRTRERVTSRTFSNPSEEQLLSPRESKTVMEIRFSSSGKPKPLETDKALKWVEISGFEAVICGNCGLGFNQKSTLFSGQRTLLGGKPCFCSECGRSFSYKSTLITHKRSHTGEKPYLCRECGQTFSQKSNLVTHKMAHSGEKPLACEACGRSFSQKSILIRHLRTHSGEKPFVCQECGRGFRNKSNLITHQRTHSWEKPYVCRDCGRLFRDKSTLSKHQRIHSGENPHLCNECGWSFSQKSYLLKHKRTHSGEKPFVCWDCGRGFSDKPKPTLIAHQRTHSGEKPFVCGEXGQGFRQKSQLISHQRTHSGKKAYVCTECXTGFSQKANLVRHKLTHSREKSFECIECGRGFGQKAALLRHQRAHSREKPYVCRECEWGFTDKATLSTHQRTHSGEKACICSKCGEGFRLKSLLIRHRRTHSL; encoded by the exons ATGCTGCAAAACTACAGCAACCTAGTCTCCTT AGCAGATCCAAAGCCAGAAATTCCACCCTATTCCTCCTCCGTTCTGGTCTTCTGTGGTCAGCAATTACATCAACACGTGCTGCATGACCATCACCTTCCAATCTGTCCAGGCTTGTTTGCAGGAACCCCCCAAAGAGCAGATCTCTGCCCAGCAGGTcagaagcagcagctgcagctATTCTCTTACGAAAGCTTCTGGGGCGACAGAGTGGAAGGTGAAGACAGAGAAGGTGGCTCCAAATCTTTGTTTGGGAGGACAAGGGAGAGAGTTACTTCAAGAACTTTCTCCAACCCATCTGAAGAACAGCTATTAAGCCCAAGGGAAAGCAAGACAGTGATGGAAATAAGGTTCAGCTCATCTGGGAAGCCAAAACCTTTAGAAACAGACAAAGCATTAAAGTGGGTAGAAATCTCAGGATTTGAGGCAGTCATTTGTGGAAATTGTGGGCTCGGCTTTAACCAGAAATCGACTCTCTTTAGTGGTCAGAGGACTCTCTTAGGAGGAAAGCCTTGTTTCTGCAGTGAGTGTGGCCGAAGCTTTAGCTATAAATCAACTCTCATCACACACAAGAGAtcacacacaggggagaagcctTACCTCTGCAGAGAGTGTGGGCAAACCTTCAGCCAGAAGTCAAACCTAGTCACACACAAGATGGCACACTCTGGGGAAAAGCCCCTTGCATGTGAGGCTTGTGGGCGAAGCTTTAGCCAGAAGTCAATCCTCATCAGACACCTTCGAACACACTCAGGGGAGAAGCCCTTTGTGTGCCAGGAGTGTGGGCGAGGCTTCAGGAATAAGTCAAACCTTATCACACACCAGAGGACCCACTCATGGGAGAAGCCTTATGTCTGCAGGGACTGTGGGAGGCTTTTTCGAGATAAATCCACTCTCAGCAAACACCAGAGGATTCATTCAGGGGAGAATCCTCATTTGTGCAATGAATGTGGCTGGAGCTTTAGTCAGAAGTCATATCTCCTTAAACACAAGAGGACACACTCAGGAGAGAAGCCTTTTGTGTGTTGGGACTGTGGGCGAGGCTTCAGTGATAA GCCTAAGCCTACTCTCATTGCACACCAGAGGACACACTCAGGAGAGAAGCCTTTTGTGTGTGGGGAATGAGGGCAAGGCTTTCGACAGAAGTCACAACTCATCAGTCATCAGAGGACACACTCTGGGAAGAAGGCTTATGTTTGCACTGAGT GGACAGGTTTTAGCCAGAAAGCAAATCTAGTCAGACACAAGCTGACCCACTCCAGGGAGAAGTCCTTTGAGTGCATTGAGTGTGGGCGAGGCTTTGGCCAGAAGGCAGCCCTCCTAAGACATCAGAGGGCACACTCACGGGAGAAGCCCTATGTATGCAGGGAGTGTGAGTGGGGCTTCACTGATAAGGCGACCCTCAGCACTCATCAGAGGACACACTCGGGGGAGAAGGCTTGTATTTGCAGTAAGTGTGGGGAAGGCTTTCGGCTGAAATCACTCCTCATTAGACACAGGAGGACTCACTCGTTGTAG